Proteins found in one Planococcus citri chromosome 2, ihPlaCitr1.1, whole genome shotgun sequence genomic segment:
- the LOC135837385 gene encoding uncharacterized protein LOC135837385, producing MPELDFDKKPYLKEVILLKELAHEIENASFTKQHVLISMGDFELNNSSIDMKYVQNYFDRIIRLLVNKQFKDILVIFPPVRPKAGDEPTTSFKRRLDFRHILLDVCSTRNVRYSLYPAIFFAEVVENILVGTKYTVACDENDNVIPDKNCFYLNDKGDYYNLGITGRERILEFLETFCDPTKRFMDSRDPVTITDLTTEDDPNARFVARPDGSLQHMTANSLKLIQEILDCPNKEAAAEMMHTLNQSASDTSDTLTETTDNSHDISGMPDANAPETNVQHDSAQEDEQAEDEGSQSSSPEYRYFPAYSVNMVNRISVNQEEQNALKSSSFTKVPIKVSEMNDNLKSQLLHERNDTITCVIPLRLGNSCYPAQLDSGAVPNIMSEETALHLIRHHSDELDFIELENPAVCILADSKEAETARYIIVPTLYFGKHALKIPFYVLKGCNHVFLIGTQSMEYLGIEPRIKRRKALCRPSTKVHTEVVDFLTPEQYEGKLNIFGGKLKDEYRLEMNNILRRTDMFNNYHRLPDGVIDDGPDIFIERLEADLQDAVTAGRITVPQAERAFDVLSEFRDVFSKFPGKYTGKRVRLKFNIPTKDIRYRGAKYNPSKKLMNDLRKELQVMMATNVIEPSDSTYINPIVVNVKKSGEIRVCLNPVDLNPILAENYNEAGLLDRIITQDAEAKLFCTLDFVSGFWQLVMDEFSRKYCAFQVDGRVYQFIRLPYGLKVSSALFVNMVNDIIPDTTGITKYVDDILLRSATFEYMLELLVEVLTILRINNLRLNAKKTTFFKGKTEHLGFDLSPGRISKQSCKIDKFNDYIAKHTKRGKFVLKNKIEILELIGLTGLYRRFIPQYQQIIAPLYELTCDNVPFEWGPRQDAAIEKLKQEYTKDFELVPARDKIDLYLDTYTSNDAMNAVLYQNYEGQAEIILFTSHSFKPHQKKYTLIEREMYTLAKSIKKLQLWLHGRTIHVRSDLLSIVHKFETIAEVHRKAAGWITLFNCYNLIYDLRRRHKKWFGMQAPELTINSANCSNFITEENDLSLRIRSHLLDYLNRLSLFQKRDPKCADIFRRLKTPDEFLDARGVQIKNNLAKRYSIEVIDNKETLIFNYPDESRVPVLPDEIFKDMILFLHETYGHVGANKLEAIFRRMYYSSNAKHFIRFITSECLHCKANKTYSEKKPLEFGYTNSYGLADVISVDILGPISNYSNQPKYLLVSKDVFSGKVWLSPLQDILQQTVANAMEAVIKEIHSKKYKIRKIITDNATQFTNKIWRKLLKKYKIAIGHSTAHNPQSNLVERTMRIIGDRLRMKMNVNADGAYSHHGWSTYVKEIEEEINNTPNDVNVPPDEVWQIAEFETDLPTGRVTFNAKYHLRKLLEKKERQDLPSIISGDLMNSKLDLLNNVYTSVDNVVWVSIDGACANNGSDDATAGIGICWHPEGKQNVSERIKHENYTPTNNLAEAIALLTAMKIAIKQGITRLHVISDSQYLTSAVNDTFSKWTDNDWKNSAKKPVHHQEIFKEIIQLKSQFDLFELTHVYARETDFGNFTADRLARKAVYTTEFDIAAADKLMNHQALIRYIKEQRELDFQSREQKHNKCFGDPRIFKPGELVMITNHRLSSADKGASAKLFPKRFGPYVVVAHAGKNCYEVQKIADKTDKRLINVRQITTYLNLHHLKQLREEPKLRSKYDDRSLQKRMKQFAEHRDLLENFIKELEAPPKKKTRKFSEMNDEEKLDQFTQIRKRLRKKNNDYDSKRFDAVLSQVVPDEKSRENIQHQANLRYNMRKRENINYDEGTDAPEDGPRTGRRRFKHVNSLILNLLDHEQRMKFVELLSELPDWSQMPSDPPVLTC from the coding sequence ATGCCAGAACTAGACTTCGATAAAAAACCTTATTTAAAAGAGgttattttattgaaagaattagctcatgaaattgaaaacgctTCATTCACCAAACAACATGTATTAATTTCAATGGGCGATTTTGAGCTGAATAATTCATCGATAGATATGAAATACGTTCAGAATTATTTCGATAGAATAATTCGACTACTagtaaataaacaatttaaagacatactcgtaatatttcCTCCAGTTCGCCCGAAAGCTGGAGATGAACCAACAACTTCATTCAAGAGACGGCTCGATTTTCGTCATATCCTTCTAGATGTCTGTTCAACTCGCAACGTACGCTATTCACTGTATCCAGCAATATTCTTCGCTGAAGTAGTGGAAAATATACTCGTTGGAACCAAGTATACCGTAGCCTGCGATGAAAATGACAACGTGATtcctgataaaaattgtttctatttAAACGACAAAGGTGATTATTACAACCTTGGAATTACCGGACGAGAAAGAATTCTTGAGTTTCTTGAAACTTTCTGTGATCCAACCAAGCGCTTCATGGATTCACGTGATCCTGTAACCATTACTGATTTGACTACCGAAGATGACCCGAATGCTCGGTTTGTTGCTCGACCAGATGGCTCACTACAACATATGACAGcgaattcattaaaattaattcaagaaaTACTAGACTGTCCTAATAAAGAAGCTGCAGCTGAAATGATGCATACCTTAAATCAATCTGCCAGCGATACATCAGACACTCTCACCGAGACAACAGATAACTCGCATGACATTTCCGGTATGCCCGACGCAAATGCTCCCGAAACAAATGTCCAGCACGATTCAGCGCAGGAAGATGAGCAGGCTGAAGACGAAGGATCCCAGTCTTCTTCTCCCGAGTATCGTTATTTTCCAGCATATTCAGTCAATATGGTTAATCGCATATCTGTCAATCAAGAAGAACAAAACGCCTTGAAATCATCATCTTTTACGAAAGTACCGATAAAAGTCTCCGAAATGAACGATAATTTAAAATCGCAATTATTACACGAAAGAAATGACACCATTACCTGCGTAATTCCACTACGACTTGGAAATTCCTGTTATCCAGCCCAGCTTGACTCTGGGGCAGTGCCAAATATAATGTCAGAGGAAACAGCTTTACACCTGATTCGACACCATTCTGATGAATTGGATTTTATCGAGCTAGAGAATCCAGCTGTTTGTATTTTAGCTGATTCGAAAGAAGCTGAAACAGCAAGATACATTATTGTACCGACATTATACTTTGGAAAACACGCACTGAAAATACCTTTTTATGTGCTGAAAGGCTGTAATCATGTATTTTTAATTGGAACCCAGTCGATGGAGTATCTTGGAATTGAACCGAGAATCAAGCGTCGAAAAGCACTCTGCCGGCCATCTACAAAAGTACATACTGAAGTGGTAGACTTTTTGACGCCTGAGCAATACGAAGGTAAGCTGAATATTTTCGGCGGGAAACTGAAAGATGAATACAGATTAGAAATGAACAACATTTTACGACGAACAGATATGTTTAACAATTATCACCGATTACCTGATGGAGTTATAGACGACGGTCCAGATATATTTATCGAACGACTGGAAGCTGACCTTCAAGATGCTGTTACTGCTGGAAGAATCACTGTTCCGCAAGCTGAACGAGCTTTCGATGTTTTGAGTGAATTTCGTGacgtattttcgaaatttcctgGAAAATATACCGGAAAAAGGGTTCgattaaaattcaacattccAACTAAAGATATTCGATACCGAGGAGCCAAGTATAATCCATCAAAGAAATTAATGAACGACTTACGTAAGGAACTTCAAGTAATGATGGCAACAAACGTCATTGAACCTTCAGATTCGACTTACATAAACCCCATTGTAGTTAACGTAAAGAAAAGCGGGGAAATCCGCGTTTGCCTGAATCCTGTGGATTTAAATCCAATATTAGCAGAGAATTACAATGAAGCTGGTTTACTTGACAGGATTATTACTCAAGATGCTGAAGCAAAGCTGTTTTGTACGCTCGATTTCGTATCAGGATTTTGGCAGCTCGTAATGGATGAATTTTCACGCAAGTATTGCGCATTTCAAGTCGATGGACGCGTTTATCAATTTATTCGCTTGCCGTATGGCTTGAAGGTTTCATCAGCGCTGTTTGTAAACATGGTCAACGATATCATCCCGGATACAACTGGAATCACCAAATACGTCGACGATATTCTTCTTCGCTCTGCAACATTCGAATATATGCTGGAATTATTGGTGGAAGTTCTTACTATTCTACGAATCAACAATCTACGTTTAAATGCGAAGAAGActacatttttcaaaggaaaaactGAGCATTTAGGATTCGATCTTAGCCCTGGCAGAATTTCAAAGCAGTCatgtaaaattgacaaattcaacGATTACATCGCGAAGCACACTAAGCGTGGAAAATTTGTTCTCAAGAATAAAATCGAGATTCTCGAGCTGATTGGCTTGACCGGATTATATCGAAGATTTATTCCTCAATATCAACAAATTATTGCACCTTTGTATGAGTTAACCTGCGATAACGTACCCTTCGAATGGGGGCCTAGGCAAGATGCAGCTATCGAGAAATTGAAGCAAGAATATACAAAAGACTTCGAATTAGTTCCAGCAAGAGACAAGATCGACCTGTACCTAGATACTTACACATCTAATGATGCCATGAATGctgttttgtatcaaaattacgAAGGACAAGCCGAAATTATTCTATTTACCAGCCATAGTTTTAAGCCGCACCAAAAGAAGTATACTTTAATTGAACGAGAAATGTATACCTTGgccaaaagcatcaaaaaactaCAACTATGGCTCCATGGCAGAACAATTCATGTTCGTAGCGATTTACTTTCAATTGTACATAAATTCGAGACCATCGCAGAGGTTCACAGAAAAGCCGCTGGATGGATTACGTTATTTAACTGCTACAATTTGATTTACGACCTACGAAGAAGACACAAGAAATGGTTCGGAATGCAGGCTCCCGAACTAACTATTAACAGTGCGAATTGTTCCAATTTCATTACCGAAGAAAATGACCTCTCACTGCGTATTCGTTCTCATTTATTGGATTATCTCAATCGTCTCAGTTTATTTCAGAAACGTGATCCAAAATGCGCAGATATTTTTCGTCGATTAAAAACACCAGATGAATTTTTAGATGCGAGAGGAgtacaaatcaaaaataaccTAGCTAAACGTTATTCAATTGAAGTGATTGACAACAAagaaacattaattttcaattacccaGATGAGAGCCGTGTTCCAGTGCTGCCCGACGAAATCTTCAAAGACATGATTCTATTTCTTCATGAGACTTACGGCCACGTTGGAGCTAACAAGCTTGAAGCTATTTTCCGTCGTATGTACTACTCATCCAATGCGAagcattttattcgttttatcaCCAGCGAGTGTTTGCACTGTAAAGCAAATAAAACTTATTCAGAAAAGAAACCACTCGAATTTGGATATACTAATTCATACGGACTTGCTGATGTGATCTCTGTAGACATTCTTGGACcgatttcaaattattccaatCAGCCGAAATATCTCTTGGTATCGAAGGATGTTTTCTCTGGAAAAGTTTGGTTATCACCACTTCAAGATATTCTCCAGCAAACTGTTGCCAACGCTATGGAAGCTGTAATTAaagaaattcattctaaaaagtataaaattcgtaaaataattACAGATAACGCTACTCAATTTACCAACAAGATTTGGcgtaaattattgaagaaatataaGATAGCGATTGGACATTCAACAGCGCACAATCCTCAATCAAACTTGGTTGAGAGAACTATGCGCATTATTGGAGACCGTTTACGGATGAAAATGAATGTCAATGCAGATGGTGCGTATTCACACCATGGATGGAGTACTTACGTCAaggaaattgaagaagaaattaaTAATACGCCGAATGATGTTAACGTTCCTCCAGACGAAGTATGGCAAATTGCAGAATTTGAAACCGACCTTCCTACTGGAAGAGTAACATTCAATGCCAAATATCATTTACGCAAATTACTGGAGAAGAAAGAACGTCAAGATTTACCATCTATCATTAGCGGAGATTTAATGAATTCGAAACTTGACCTACTCAACAATGTTTACACTTCTGTTGATAACGTTGTTTGGGTATCGATCGATGGCGCTTGCGCTAACAACGGTTCAGATGACGCTACCGCTGGAATTGGCATCTGCTGGCATCCTGAGGGTAAACAAAATGTTTCCGAAAGAATCAAGCACGAAAATTATACACCTACGAATAACCTAGCTGAGGCTATCGCTCTACTTACCGCAATGAAAATTGCTATTAAGCAAGGAATTACTCGATTACACGTAATTTCTGATTCCCAATACCTGACATCAGCTgtaaatgatactttttctaaATGGACTGATAACGACTGGAAAAACTCTGCAAAGAAGCCAGTTCATCATCAAGAGATATTTAAAGAAATCATCCAGCTGAAATCTCAATTTGATTTATTCGAACTTACTCATGTTTATGCACGAGAGACTGATTTTGGCAACTTCACCGCTGATAGACTCGCTCGTAAAGCTGTATATACTACCGAATTTGACATCGCAGCAGCTGATAAACTTATGAATCATCAAGCTCTTATCAGATATATCAAGGAGCAGCGTGAGCTAGATTTTCAATCCCGGGAGCAGAAACATAATAAGTGTTTTGGTGACCCGCGAATATTTAAACCAGGTGAACTTGTTATGATAACCAATCACAGGCTATCATCCGCAGACAAGGGAGCTTCAgctaaactttttccaaaaaggttTGGGCCATATGTAGTGGTGGCTCACGCGGGGAAAAATTGTTacgaagttcaaaaaattgctgacaAGACTGATAAGAGGCTTATCAACGTACGTCAAATTACGACCTACCTCAACCTACATCATCTTAAGCAGCTACGCGAAGAACCAAAATTGCGCTCCAAATACGATGATCGCTCCTTACAGAAAAGAATGAAGCAATTTGCTGAGCATCGAGATTTGCTGGAAAACTTTATTAAAGAGCTTGAAGCTCCACCAAAGAAGAAAACTCGTAAATTCAGCGAAATGAACGATGAGGAAAAATTAGATCAATTTACTCAGATTCGTAAGCGGCTTCggaagaaaaataatgattatgaTTCCAAGCGGTTTGATGCTGTTTTATCTCAGGTAGTTCCAGATGAAAAATCTCGCGAAAATATTCAACATCAAGCTAATTTGCGATATAATATGCGCAAGCGCGAAAATATCAATTACGACGAAGGTACTGACGCACCTGAAGACGGGCCACGGACAGGTAGAAGGCGTTTTAAACACGTTAATTCTTTGATTCTGAACCTGCTCGATCATGAGCAGCGAATGAAATTCGTTGAGTTGTTATCCGAGCTTCCTGATTGGTCGCAAATGCCCTCCGACCCTCCGGTCCTAAcatgttga